In Armatimonadota bacterium, one DNA window encodes the following:
- a CDS encoding putative glycoside hydrolase, which produces MDLLLGLGGFERGSDFAWQSAYSGSDYDWSANCAWVNPNSNPDWKTGYDVCTTNDTIAVGWRRISSISVNPANNQVFKLVDGQGISSSKAQYLALRNTTGSAYTMLRFGRPVYTSLNHEPKEGDTVVFRIDSVRMAGFGSLPTGAVISPCIQLSFSTSSNSDIYTRKFVPSTTSSSVEVSGVVPSGVTNIMVQFRLDVNANLSGKEVGAYIDGAHIYIKRSATPTEYATWEIPASKPRSIKTILKYFDPKSQDIYETAQNFDYILSSDSKHIYNEQFRAINPNVKILSYKTTAITKNDSLTPGLDPWYSDAGVQYNYAVKNHPEWLYSDGNGGYATQVAYPNNCYAHVENQDYQKTWAANTIKTAQRNNFDGVFVDDLNYQTGNGVTINPVDCQRFMHEIMPLFKAAELHVQRNGVMHLAYQNTNPIQNMGWIINNPFFTVSSSYPASSGYSNNSPSSVSDTYFQEYAFIRVPYTVGVGFAGNVYSKEFWLAQLQDMDLLATWNTGALASHNTTKLMAMHTYGVDQKSDPAEGLDGWMHFGLTSYLLAQNDYTMFGSQEQTDYAKVLTDYSVTKQLGAPDGTHFAYGGDIYCQYRRYKANDDGGVGGIVIVNANSTTSRTYTIDFDATDESGNAVSSGSRIKLAPHTGRIYFQRQQMSVSLSTSSNTVYAAQTITVTVNYTNQGSQKLSNVTLRVQVPNEMTYVTGSAEKSGGTYYSSTKTIVWTISSVVANGHGSRTFMATIK; this is translated from the coding sequence ATGGACTTGCTTCTGGGCCTTGGTGGATTTGAGCGCGGTTCAGATTTTGCCTGGCAATCCGCTTATTCAGGAAGTGATTACGATTGGAGCGCAAACTGCGCTTGGGTCAATCCCAATTCAAACCCCGATTGGAAAACCGGCTACGACGTATGTACAACCAATGACACCATAGCTGTCGGTTGGAGACGAATTTCGAGCATTTCCGTCAATCCTGCAAATAACCAGGTCTTCAAGCTCGTAGACGGCCAGGGTATTTCGTCCAGCAAAGCGCAGTATTTGGCTTTAAGAAATACTACAGGTTCCGCCTACACGATGCTTCGGTTCGGCAGACCTGTCTATACTTCTCTAAACCACGAACCAAAAGAAGGTGACACGGTCGTTTTTCGCATTGATAGCGTAAGAATGGCCGGCTTCGGCTCTCTTCCGACTGGTGCTGTGATATCCCCATGCATACAACTCTCATTCTCGACAAGCAGCAACTCCGATATATATACTCGAAAATTTGTGCCGTCTACTACTTCCTCCTCTGTGGAGGTGAGCGGAGTTGTGCCGAGCGGAGTCACCAACATAATGGTACAATTCAGGCTGGACGTGAATGCAAATCTCTCCGGCAAAGAGGTCGGAGCTTACATCGACGGTGCACACATATATATAAAACGATCCGCCACACCCACTGAGTATGCGACATGGGAGATACCGGCTTCCAAACCGCGGTCGATAAAGACAATACTGAAGTATTTTGACCCGAAGTCGCAGGACATTTATGAAACGGCTCAAAACTTCGACTATATACTGAGCAGTGACTCCAAACATATCTATAATGAGCAGTTCAGAGCCATAAACCCGAACGTTAAAATACTCTCATATAAGACGACTGCAATTACGAAAAACGATAGCCTAACTCCGGGCCTCGACCCATGGTATAGCGACGCTGGAGTACAATACAATTATGCCGTCAAGAATCACCCCGAATGGTTATATTCGGATGGCAACGGTGGATACGCAACTCAGGTGGCGTATCCAAATAACTGCTATGCCCATGTTGAAAACCAGGACTATCAGAAGACGTGGGCGGCAAATACAATTAAAACCGCACAGCGCAACAACTTCGATGGTGTATTTGTTGATGATCTGAATTACCAGACAGGCAACGGCGTAACCATCAACCCAGTGGACTGCCAGCGCTTTATGCATGAAATAATGCCTCTTTTTAAAGCAGCAGAGCTGCATGTCCAGCGCAATGGAGTAATGCATCTGGCTTATCAGAACACAAACCCGATCCAGAATATGGGGTGGATTATCAACAATCCGTTCTTTACAGTTTCGTCGAGTTATCCCGCATCCAGCGGCTACTCGAATAACAGTCCGTCCAGCGTCAGTGACACCTATTTTCAGGAGTATGCATTTATCAGAGTTCCCTATACTGTCGGCGTCGGGTTTGCCGGCAACGTTTATTCCAAGGAGTTCTGGCTGGCACAACTCCAGGATATGGACTTGCTTGCTACTTGGAATACCGGAGCCCTAGCATCACACAACACCACCAAGCTGATGGCTATGCACACTTACGGCGTCGATCAGAAAAGCGACCCGGCGGAAGGTCTCGACGGTTGGATGCATTTTGGGCTTACTAGCTATCTGTTGGCGCAAAACGACTACACTATGTTCGGCAGCCAAGAGCAAACAGACTATGCAAAGGTGTTGACCGACTACAGTGTAACTAAACAGCTCGGCGCGCCTGACGGCACGCACTTCGCCTATGGCGGAGACATCTACTGCCAATATCGGCGCTATAAAGCTAATGATGACGGTGGTGTAGGGGGAATAGTAATCGTAAATGCCAATTCTACCACCTCAAGGACATACACAATCGACTTCGATGCCACCGACGAATCTGGCAATGCGGTGTCAAGTGGTTCGAGAATCAAGCTGGCTCCTCATACTGGACGGATCTACTTTCAACGCCAACAAATGTCCGTGTCTTTGAGCACGAGCAGCAATACGGTATATGCTGCTCAGACAATAACAGTGACGGTTAACTATACCAACCAGGGCTCTCAAAAGCTCAGCAATGTTACACTTCGTGTCCAGGTTCCTAATGAGATGACCTACGTGACGGGCAGTGCGGAGAAGAGCGGTGGGACATACTATTCATCTACAAAAACTATTGTCTGGACTATTAGCTCCGTTGTTGCCAATGGCCATGGGTCACGGACATTTATGGCTACAATTAAGTGA
- a CDS encoding nucleotide sugar dehydrogenase, producing MDEKISVIGLGYVGLPVAIGFAQNYPDTVGFDINVERVAELKNGKDRTLEVSPEKLKSSSIMFTTDVEDMRGSTILIITVPTPTDMSKQPDLTPLRKASETVGKVLGKGAIVVYESTVYPGVTREFCRPILAEVSGLKAGEDFTVAYSPERINPGDKEHTLETITKIVSAEDEPSLKRVAKAYSRIVAAGIHKAPTIETAEAAKVIENSQRDINIAFMNELALIFDRIGIRTTDVIEAASTKWNFLKFAPGLVGGHCIGVDPYYLTAKAELLGYHPEVILAGRRINDNMGNYVAQRLIKLLICIGASVRDAKVGVLGLTFKENVPDLRNSRVPDIINELNAFGVFPKVHDPQASAAEAKKEYGVDLCNFDELNNLDALIFAVPHKEYCNNTADLIKLVKPGGIVMDVKSALDPKRVKETHVYWSL from the coding sequence GTGGACGAAAAAATCTCGGTTATTGGACTTGGGTATGTTGGATTACCCGTCGCTATAGGGTTTGCTCAGAACTATCCTGACACCGTAGGGTTCGACATAAACGTCGAGCGTGTTGCGGAACTGAAGAATGGAAAGGACCGCACTCTGGAGGTTTCGCCTGAGAAACTGAAATCGTCTTCCATCATGTTTACGACTGATGTGGAAGACATGCGCGGATCGACAATACTCATAATTACTGTGCCAACTCCGACGGATATGAGCAAGCAGCCTGATTTGACTCCTCTGCGCAAGGCTTCAGAAACTGTCGGCAAAGTTCTCGGCAAGGGCGCAATTGTGGTGTATGAGTCAACCGTATATCCTGGTGTCACCAGAGAATTTTGCAGGCCGATTCTGGCCGAAGTCTCCGGTTTGAAGGCTGGAGAAGATTTCACTGTTGCATACTCGCCAGAGAGGATTAACCCCGGAGACAAAGAGCACACGCTGGAGACAATTACAAAGATCGTCTCTGCTGAAGATGAACCATCTCTCAAACGTGTAGCAAAAGCCTATTCGCGTATAGTGGCCGCAGGAATTCACAAGGCTCCGACGATCGAGACAGCTGAAGCCGCCAAAGTAATCGAAAACTCCCAGCGAGACATCAACATTGCTTTCATGAACGAGCTGGCTTTGATATTCGACCGCATTGGAATACGAACCACTGATGTAATTGAAGCCGCAAGCACGAAATGGAACTTCTTGAAGTTTGCGCCCGGATTAGTCGGCGGCCATTGCATAGGTGTTGATCCGTATTATCTGACAGCAAAAGCCGAACTTTTGGGCTACCACCCTGAAGTTATTCTGGCCGGACGCAGAATCAATGACAACATGGGCAACTATGTCGCGCAAAGGCTTATTAAGCTATTGATCTGTATCGGTGCCAGTGTCAGAGACGCAAAAGTAGGTGTGTTAGGCCTCACATTTAAGGAGAATGTGCCTGATTTGCGCAACAGCCGTGTACCGGATATCATCAACGAACTCAATGCATTCGGGGTGTTTCCTAAAGTGCACGACCCGCAGGCTTCTGCTGCTGAGGCAAAGAAGGAATATGGGGTTGACCTGTGCAACTTCGATGAGCTCAACAATTTGGACGCTCTGATCTTCGCCGTTCCTCACAAGGAGTATTGCAACAACACAGCCGATCTGATTAAACTCGTTAAGCCGGGCGGAATAGTGATGGATGTCAAGTCAGCATTAGACCCGAAGAGGGTCAAAGAAACGCACGTCTATTGGTCGTTGTAG
- a CDS encoding class I SAM-dependent methyltransferase yields the protein MNTMAEESRMLDSYYSKVPTIVKSCTKENLIWECNFLFGDVNLSGCQFLDIGGGAGLASFYAACAGASEVICLEPESDGCTQGIRRDFDEISSALGTNNTHLVNSTFQAYEAKSKKFGAVFLNASINHLDEPACVDILTSNDARNTYISLFRRMADLTQDNGLIIASDVSRHNVFSFLGLKNPIAPTIEWHKHQSPSTWAKLLREAGYEDIKITWYTPRRLGAAGRVLLGNAAIACMMMSRFRVLARKLPKKA from the coding sequence ATGAACACGATGGCAGAGGAGAGCAGAATGCTGGATTCATACTACTCCAAGGTTCCAACAATTGTTAAGAGCTGCACTAAAGAAAATCTCATATGGGAATGCAATTTCTTGTTCGGAGATGTCAATCTGTCTGGATGTCAATTTTTGGACATTGGTGGCGGAGCAGGACTTGCATCATTTTATGCTGCCTGTGCTGGTGCATCTGAAGTAATTTGCTTGGAACCTGAGTCAGATGGCTGTACGCAAGGCATACGCAGGGATTTTGACGAGATTTCCTCTGCTCTCGGTACAAACAACACTCATCTTGTAAATTCCACTTTTCAAGCTTACGAAGCAAAGTCGAAAAAGTTCGGAGCCGTGTTTCTGAACGCCTCTATCAATCACCTGGATGAACCCGCCTGTGTAGACATCCTAACAAGTAATGATGCACGCAATACATACATCAGTCTTTTTAGGCGAATGGCTGACCTTACTCAAGACAACGGCTTGATAATCGCAAGCGACGTATCTCGGCACAATGTGTTCTCGTTTTTGGGATTGAAGAATCCAATCGCGCCTACGATTGAATGGCACAAACACCAGAGCCCAAGCACGTGGGCCAAGTTATTGAGAGAAGCCGGATATGAAGACATTAAGATTACGTGGTATACTCCACGCAGGCTCGGTGCTGCCGGACGAGTATTGCTTGGCAATGCTGCCATTGCTTGTATGATGATGAGTCGATTCAGGGTTTTGGCAAGAAAACTTCCGAAAAAGGCATAG
- a CDS encoding oligosaccharide flippase family protein, translated as MKKLLKSIFVLTTSQAAVAVVSVIRNKLLALLLGPEGIGLFAQLQSLQNLLANGVPMGMQLGALKYMSANRANDKRRLLSTISTSAKAFALLSALTTVVCLILAKPISAWSVGNANMYLYVMTAILGVPFMIQTQLWQNYLRAGLEMKEYSATMVITSLIGLPIVVPLVLLWKQAGAAAHLLIIAIVGYIVAKLYTNRSMGSELNRRVESASFDKKLLINLMRFAAGNFPVFAIDLVVPFIIRVQIIRDMGLDANGIYQAAFAISSQYLVMPLNAIGIYVFPKISQMADLKQINKEINDALKISLLFCTSGILVVLLFRDVFTSLLFSKKFLLAASLMSWQSIGDFLKSITMVLQYPMLPLERFRARVVINLLRNTLFMIVFYLPKTNMRLEGAVWAYAASWLFEFIAIYLYTHHTNGFTFTGRNKFLLLTSTSAVAWLAFSNVTDPRWRLIGACILGLWTATSLNMEDLHKIRETVISKIKGAVNPDD; from the coding sequence ATGAAGAAACTGCTGAAATCCATTTTTGTCCTGACGACTTCACAAGCTGCAGTTGCCGTTGTAAGTGTAATTCGCAACAAATTGCTGGCTCTGCTGCTTGGTCCCGAAGGTATTGGCCTGTTTGCACAACTTCAGTCGCTGCAGAACCTTTTGGCAAATGGTGTGCCAATGGGAATGCAGCTTGGTGCTTTGAAGTATATGTCAGCCAATCGTGCCAATGATAAAAGACGCTTATTGTCTACTATCTCAACATCAGCTAAAGCTTTTGCATTATTGTCGGCATTGACCACTGTTGTTTGCCTGATTTTAGCTAAGCCGATATCGGCTTGGAGCGTTGGCAACGCCAATATGTATCTTTATGTAATGACGGCGATTTTGGGCGTTCCATTTATGATCCAAACCCAGTTGTGGCAGAATTATTTGCGGGCGGGTCTTGAGATGAAGGAATATTCGGCAACGATGGTGATTACATCATTGATCGGGCTGCCAATTGTAGTTCCTTTGGTTTTGCTGTGGAAACAAGCTGGCGCAGCCGCTCATTTGCTGATCATTGCAATTGTTGGTTATATAGTTGCAAAACTATATACAAACAGGTCTATGGGATCTGAGCTGAATCGCAGAGTCGAATCAGCGTCATTTGACAAGAAACTGTTGATCAATCTGATGCGATTTGCCGCAGGCAACTTTCCTGTGTTTGCCATTGATCTTGTGGTTCCATTTATTATTCGTGTACAGATAATCAGAGATATGGGACTTGATGCAAATGGGATTTACCAGGCTGCTTTTGCCATATCAAGCCAGTATCTGGTTATGCCGCTCAATGCGATAGGAATATATGTATTTCCAAAAATCAGCCAGATGGCCGACTTGAAGCAGATAAATAAAGAGATCAACGACGCCCTCAAGATCAGTCTTCTGTTTTGCACATCAGGAATATTGGTAGTGTTGTTGTTCCGTGACGTGTTTACATCACTCCTCTTTTCAAAGAAGTTTCTGCTGGCAGCCAGTTTGATGAGTTGGCAGTCCATCGGAGACTTTCTGAAAAGTATCACAATGGTTTTACAGTATCCGATGCTGCCTCTTGAGCGATTTAGAGCACGGGTAGTAATAAACCTGCTGCGCAACACATTGTTTATGATCGTTTTCTACTTGCCGAAAACAAACATGAGGCTCGAAGGTGCAGTGTGGGCGTATGCAGCAAGCTGGCTGTTTGAGTTTATTGCGATCTATTTGTATACACATCACACAAATGGATTTACTTTTACGGGCAGAAACAAGTTTCTGTTGCTGACAAGCACTTCGGCTGTAGCATGGTTGGCATTCAGCAACGTTACCGACCCAAGGTGGAGATTGATAGGTGCATGTATCTTGGGTTTGTGGACTGCCACGTCACTTAACATGGAAGACCTGCATAAGATCAGAGAAACTGTGATTAGTAAGATAAAAGGAGCAGTCAATCCAGATGATTAA
- a CDS encoding glycosyltransferase family 2 protein, with translation MIKVTIVVVSFNTRELLDRCIASVLEASPNVEKELIVVENASCDGSREMLAEKYPMVRIIANDNNRGYAPACNQGLREARGEYVFALNSDAFLVKDALFTMVKYMDSNPEVGALGPRLLNADGSIQHGCARRSHTFLSQLVSLIPWFSLVPVVREYCGRHMPLDFYKQTNNVDVICGAALFMRKSTLEKIGYFDEGLIVNSDDQEWCRRARMADCKLVYLAEAEVIHIGYASRGFDPCHMHYWNVRSLFRLYDIMYTWPASVMLKCMMMTNITLVTLRNAVVAPFSTKRRKQAAFLWTLLADTSKLAWRRPK, from the coding sequence ATGATTAAAGTGACCATTGTGGTAGTCAGCTTCAATACACGCGAATTGCTGGATAGGTGCATTGCGTCTGTTTTGGAAGCGTCACCCAACGTAGAAAAAGAGCTTATCGTTGTTGAAAACGCTTCTTGCGATGGAAGCCGCGAAATGCTTGCTGAGAAATACCCGATGGTGCGGATCATCGCTAATGACAACAATCGCGGCTATGCACCGGCCTGCAATCAGGGACTGCGTGAGGCACGTGGTGAATACGTTTTTGCTCTGAACTCAGACGCATTTCTTGTCAAAGATGCGCTTTTCACTATGGTCAAGTATATGGACTCCAATCCTGAGGTCGGCGCACTTGGACCTAGGTTGCTTAACGCCGACGGCAGCATTCAACATGGATGCGCCCGCAGATCTCACACGTTTTTATCACAGCTTGTTTCGTTAATCCCATGGTTTTCACTAGTGCCGGTTGTGCGAGAATATTGTGGACGCCATATGCCGCTTGATTTTTATAAGCAAACGAACAACGTGGATGTAATATGTGGTGCGGCATTGTTTATGCGCAAAAGCACATTGGAGAAGATCGGGTATTTTGACGAAGGACTCATAGTAAATAGTGACGATCAGGAATGGTGCAGGCGGGCTCGCATGGCCGACTGCAAACTGGTATACTTAGCTGAGGCGGAAGTAATTCACATTGGGTATGCGAGCAGAGGGTTTGACCCCTGTCATATGCATTATTGGAATGTCAGATCATTATTCAGACTGTATGACATCATGTACACATGGCCTGCATCTGTCATGTTAAAATGCATGATGATGACTAATATTACGTTGGTGACACTGCGCAACGCTGTCGTAGCGCCGTTTAGTACAAAAAGACGAAAGCAAGCAGCATTCTTGTGGACACTGCTTGCCGATACGTCCAAACTTGCATGGCGCAGACCGAAGTGA
- a CDS encoding NAD-dependent epimerase/dehydratase family protein: MKVLVTGGAGFIGSHLVDALVKNGCDVRVADNLFSGKLASLAHLGDSIELLEGDVSDLEFCKKACTGVERVWHLAAVGSVPRSIADPLTSHNANATGTLNMLVAARDAGAKRFVFSSSSSVYGANPTLPREESQHPMPMSPYANTKMAAETYVRQFAWLYGLETVALRYFNIYGPRQDPNSQYAAAVPRFFDALSKGESPTIYGDGEQSREFTFVADCVHCTYAAGFVEGEGIVGEHFNVAGGVPVTVNKLLQTVQDVLGTNIPAKYEPPRAGDVRFSDAVIKKASSRLGYKPEWKLEDGIRATAEWFRSSH; encoded by the coding sequence ATGAAGGTTCTTGTAACAGGTGGAGCGGGATTTATCGGATCGCATTTGGTAGATGCATTGGTGAAAAATGGTTGCGATGTGCGGGTTGCAGACAATCTGTTTTCAGGCAAACTGGCTAGTCTGGCTCACCTTGGCGACTCCATTGAACTGCTCGAAGGCGACGTAAGCGACCTGGAATTCTGCAAGAAAGCCTGCACCGGTGTAGAACGCGTTTGGCACCTGGCCGCTGTTGGTTCCGTGCCCAGATCAATAGCCGATCCTCTCACAAGCCACAATGCAAATGCGACCGGCACATTGAATATGCTCGTTGCGGCAAGAGATGCGGGCGCAAAGCGGTTCGTTTTTTCGTCGTCCAGCAGTGTATATGGCGCAAACCCGACGTTGCCGCGTGAAGAATCGCAGCACCCAATGCCGATGTCTCCATATGCGAACACCAAAATGGCCGCAGAAACATACGTCCGGCAGTTTGCCTGGCTGTACGGACTTGAGACAGTCGCGCTGCGGTATTTCAATATCTACGGTCCCAGACAGGATCCAAACAGCCAGTATGCAGCGGCCGTACCTAGATTCTTTGACGCACTTTCAAAGGGAGAAAGTCCGACAATCTACGGTGATGGAGAACAGAGCCGTGAGTTTACATTTGTCGCAGATTGCGTGCATTGTACATATGCTGCTGGGTTTGTGGAAGGCGAAGGCATTGTGGGAGAGCATTTCAATGTCGCTGGCGGCGTGCCAGTTACCGTCAACAAGTTGCTGCAGACCGTGCAGGATGTGCTGGGAACCAATATTCCCGCCAAATATGAGCCGCCTAGAGCCGGTGACGTGCGGTTTTCCGATGCCGTGATCAAGAAAGCATCAAGCAGGCTCGGTTATAAACCAGAATGGAAACTCGAGGATGGAATAAGAGCTACTGCAGAGTGGTTCCGATCTTCTCATTGA